From the genome of Glycine max cultivar Williams 82 chromosome 2, Glycine_max_v4.0, whole genome shotgun sequence, one region includes:
- the LOC121174182 gene encoding uncharacterized protein yields the protein MKVHFFDLGSSLFLILKKVGPVAYQIALPPSLSNLHLVFHVSQLRRYNSDPSHVLAVDEVQVKDNLTYTAQPQKITDRRMKSLRGKEITLVKVQWGPDEGDSTWELEDRVRELYPMFGSSTIPTLDSL from the exons ATGAAAGTGCACTTCTTTGATTTAGGATCAAGCTTATTCCtgattttgaagaaggttgggcctgtagcttatcaaATCGCTTTACCTCCGAGTCTATCGAATTTGCATCTtgtgtttcatgtctctcaactgagacggtACAACTCGGATCCATCACATGTACTTGCAGTGGACGAGGTacaggtgaaggataacctTACCTATACagcacaacctcagaagatTACTGATCGAAGAATGAAGTCGCTGAGAGGAAAGGAGATCACGTTAGTGAAAGTGCAGTGGGGACCCGATGAGGGTGATTCAACCTGGGAGTTAGAGGATAGGGTGAGggaattgtacccaa TGTTCGGTTCTTCCACAATTCCAACACTCGATAGTCTTTGA
- the LOC100795798 gene encoding IQ domain-containing protein IQM6 yields MMLEGSVELETVLSLRSPTEDMENDDLFGKPMSTKSRDACSDWLEKNFYSSLLETQNQRNQAALRLQKVYKSFRTRRQLADCAVLAEQRWLVSTHVPGWKALDFAELKRSSISFFDIEKPETAISRWSRATKRAAKVGKGLSKDMKARKLALQHWLEAIDPRHRYGHNLQFYYVKWLRCDSYQPFFYWLDIGDGKEVLSDRCTRTKLQQQCIKYLGPVERKCYEVVIENGRLLYKISGKPVETTEDAKWIFVLSTSKTLYVGKKNKGTFQHSSFLAGGATLSAGRLVAEDGVLKAVWPHSGHYLPTKENFEELMSFLKENNVDLTDVKKNPVEEEEFAKINQDLFRDNPSEVMEPPNIETESSNTLAEDLPNLRNEDSNADSNHQQPLSRLSVRLGSKITKLEIPKRVTVYDIFGELANGPRTKFYSPTAVSECGYETAEESFINEEEFMVSKSNMFAEDEDEIDENTIPKEKILKRIDSHKGRKSYQLANHLSTKWTTGAGPRIGCMRDYPLELQNLILEQQNLSPRTRTTAPSPRIPPLSRFSPRVAFPPPLADAPSA; encoded by the exons ATGATGCTCGAAGGATCGGTTGAGTTGGAGACCGTGCTTTCTTTAAGATCTCCTACAGAAGATATGGAAAATGATGACTTGTTTGGTAAACCAATGAGCACAAAGAGTAGAGACGCTTGTAGTGACTGGTTGGAGAAGAACTTCTATTCATCATTGCTGGAGACACAGAATCAAAGGAACCAAGCTGCACTGAGGTTGCAGAAAGTTTACAAAAGTTTTAGGACAAGGAGGCAGCTTGCAGATTGTGCAGTTCTTGCAGAGCAGAGATGGTTAGTTTCAACACACGTACCTGG GTGGAAGGCTTTGGATTTTGCTGAACTAAAGCGCAGTTCTATATCATTTTTTGACATTGAGAAACCAGAAACGGCCATTTCACGTTGGTCAAGGGCAACAAAGAGAGCTGCCAAG GTTGGAAAGGGTCTGTCTAAGGATATGAAGGCTCGCAAACTTGCTTTGCAGCACTGGCTAGAGGCA ATTGACCCCCGACACCGCTATGGTCATaatcttcaattttattatgtCAAATGGCTTCGCTGTGATAGCTATCAACCTTTCTTCTATTG GCTCGATATTGGGGATGGCAAGGAGGTACTTTCTGATAGATGTACTAGGACAAAACTTCAGCAGCAATGCATCAAGTATCTGGGTCCA GTGGAAAGAAAATGTTATGAAGTAGTTATTGAGAATGGGAGGCTCTTGTACAAGATTAGTGGGAAACCGGTTGAAACAACAGAAGATGCAAAGTGGATTTTTGTACTTAGTACATCCAAGACTCTTTATGTCGGGAAGAAGAACAAGGGCACATTTCAACATTCAAGCTTCCTAGCAGGGGGAGCCACATTGTCTGCTGGTAGATTAGTGGCGGAGGATGGTGTTCTTAAG GCAGTTTGGCCTCACAGTGGGCATTATCtcccaacaaaagaaaattttgaggAACTCATGTCATTCCTTAAGGAGAATAATGTGGATCTTACAGATGTAAAG aaaaatccagttgaagaagaagagttcGCCAAAATTAACCAAGATCTCTTCCGAGACAATCCTTCAGAGGTCATGGAACCTCCAAACATTGAAACTGAAAGTTCCAACACGTTAGCTGAAGATCTGCCTAACTTGAGAAATGAGGATTCTAATGCTGATTCAAATCATCAACAACCCTTGTCAAGATTGTCAGTACGACTAGGATCAAAAATAACTAAACTTGAGATACCAAAACGAGTCACGGTGTATGACATTTTTGGAGAGCTAGCAAATGGTCCTCGTACCAAATTTTATTCTCCAACTGCAGTATCAGAATGCGGTTATGAGACAGCAGAAGAATCATTTATAAACGAGGAGGAATTCATGGTTTCCAAATCAAACATGTTtgctgaagatgaagatgaaatagACGAGAATACTATTCCAAAGGAGAAAATCTTGAAGAGGATAGATTCACATAAAGGAAGGAAATCATATCAATTGGCCAATCACTTGTCTACCAAATGGACAACGGGTGCAGGCCCTAGAATTGGTTGCATGAGAGACTACCCTCTAGAGCTTCAGAATTTGATTCTGGAGCAGCAAAATTTGTCTCCAAGGACAAGAACAACAGCTCCATCACCCCGGATCCCACCATTGTCTCGCTTCAGCCCTCGTGTTGCTTTTCCACCTCCTTTGGCTGATGCTCCAAGTGCCTGA